In a genomic window of Mycoplasma iguanae:
- a CDS encoding fibronectin type III domain-containing protein yields MNKKSLIGLTIAGLSVVGISAIVTGVVLTSKQSKEAAAVPVAENPVVTETSYTVTVKNLAAQANKEISVFVKLASESAFPATASQKLTVSAEGKAAVNLSGLKASSKYDLELREGNKSLFSDKFETKAPVTTSPTTPQPVPNPQPVQPQAPTQPTNTTSVTTSNITDKSATLTFDNLSAFQGRKLYVEYKTSDADTTTPTKSTEKDLTAPNTTLTFELTGLTSNKTYTFELKANKTDTETDDVSIFKSSATTHFKTEQTKALIAVPLPTGLLISLEGLKDYEGRDLVISITKKPASAAAPTTPAQPAAGSPASSDAAAPKAETTSATTSSSPAPATTDKSILSLTGRVINGQLTVEAKELTSETDYEILVTTADQAKDIVFSSTTVKTFKKIEATSSNLAPSSAEIELSNLSQEWKTQTLIVKYALKTNELSEEVNLNEENAQTIETVLPNSINETSTKHKVVLKDLQPNKDYIFQVYFKGSPVSLLDAAKTFKTTSYVAVKPATTDAANPQLGPQSAQITFVDLGDYKSKELFVKFIDLDKSLTDSSAQSTSAQKIEESDTEKGFSLTGLDSEKNYRFNIYIKDTSLPLLREDGQFKSLKSIVLKLDKITDNNAQAVFTILDDYVGKKLKLQYQEITNPAPSVSPTSSGTDVAPAAAAASSDTWNDLSSSGTFEVSEANKTTHTINLEKTTFSPDKKWKLRVVLEEGSTVVVPPSTALEFQLPKLELKTATRKVSIKAEQLDNFKDKTLVVSYRLKTASTWTTFTPAEPTSLLITETNKSLDFAIENLTPNSDYDFKIETTDNAGNLYEIFTDSTNHKIFKTLSTPVLGTENVSTDKFDVVVTGLSDYQNKKLILQYRKVEEKPGAWTQFSDEKTVPAATDSSPSKVTFNVTSSSSSSSLEAGAEYEFKVLLKNDDNSTEELLQPQKITLASTAAAPVPSAPAGGSGGTAAADSSSSTPADSSGSAGTGSDTAAASPNSSSSGTSAS; encoded by the coding sequence ATGAATAAAAAAAGTTTAATAGGCTTAACAATCGCTGGTCTTTCTGTTGTTGGTATTTCAGCAATTGTTACAGGTGTTGTTTTAACTTCTAAACAATCAAAAGAAGCAGCAGCAGTTCCGGTAGCAGAAAATCCTGTTGTTACCGAAACTAGCTATACAGTAACTGTTAAAAATTTAGCTGCCCAAGCAAATAAAGAAATTTCAGTTTTTGTTAAGTTAGCTTCAGAAAGTGCTTTCCCTGCAACAGCTTCACAAAAATTAACAGTTTCTGCAGAAGGTAAAGCAGCGGTTAATCTTTCAGGATTAAAAGCTTCATCAAAATATGATTTAGAACTAAGAGAGGGAAACAAGTCTCTATTTTCAGATAAGTTTGAAACAAAAGCTCCAGTTACTACTTCACCTACTACACCTCAACCAGTTCCTAATCCTCAACCTGTTCAACCTCAAGCACCAACCCAACCAACTAACACAACTTCAGTAACAACATCAAACATCACAGATAAATCAGCTACCCTAACTTTTGATAATCTAAGTGCATTTCAAGGTAGAAAACTTTACGTAGAATACAAAACATCAGATGCAGATACAACAACACCAACAAAATCAACAGAAAAAGATTTAACAGCACCAAATACAACTTTAACTTTTGAGTTAACAGGTTTAACATCAAATAAAACTTATACATTTGAGTTAAAAGCAAACAAAACAGATACTGAAACTGATGATGTATCCATTTTTAAATCATCAGCAACAACTCACTTTAAAACCGAACAAACTAAAGCGCTTATTGCTGTTCCGCTTCCTACAGGTTTACTAATTTCTTTAGAAGGTTTAAAAGATTATGAAGGTAGAGATTTAGTTATTAGTATAACTAAAAAACCTGCATCTGCTGCAGCTCCAACAACCCCTGCACAACCAGCAGCAGGCTCACCTGCATCTTCAGATGCAGCAGCACCAAAAGCAGAAACAACTTCTGCAACTACTTCAAGTTCACCAGCGCCAGCAACAACAGATAAATCAATTCTTAGTTTAACTGGAAGAGTTATTAATGGTCAATTAACAGTTGAAGCAAAAGAACTTACAAGTGAAACAGATTATGAAATTCTAGTAACTACAGCAGATCAAGCTAAAGATATTGTTTTTTCATCAACAACAGTTAAAACATTTAAAAAAATTGAAGCTACAAGTTCAAATCTTGCTCCTTCAAGTGCTGAAATTGAATTATCAAATTTATCACAAGAATGAAAAACTCAAACATTAATTGTTAAATACGCTTTAAAAACTAATGAGTTAAGTGAAGAAGTGAATTTAAATGAAGAAAATGCACAAACTATTGAAACAGTTTTACCTAATTCAATTAATGAAACTTCAACAAAACACAAAGTTGTTTTAAAAGATTTACAACCAAATAAAGATTATATTTTCCAAGTATATTTTAAAGGTTCACCTGTTTCTTTATTAGATGCAGCTAAAACTTTTAAAACTACTTCTTATGTTGCTGTTAAACCAGCTACCACAGATGCAGCTAACCCACAATTAGGTCCTCAATCAGCACAAATTACTTTTGTTGATTTAGGTGATTACAAATCTAAAGAATTATTTGTAAAATTTATTGATTTAGATAAGTCATTAACAGACTCATCAGCTCAATCAACTTCAGCACAAAAAATTGAAGAATCTGACACTGAAAAAGGATTTTCTTTAACAGGATTAGATTCTGAAAAAAATTACAGATTCAATATTTATATTAAAGATACTTCATTACCTCTTTTAAGAGAAGATGGTCAATTTAAATCATTGAAATCAATTGTTTTAAAATTAGATAAAATTACTGATAATAATGCCCAAGCAGTATTTACTATCCTAGATGATTATGTAGGGAAAAAATTAAAACTACAATATCAAGAAATAACAAATCCTGCTCCTAGTGTATCTCCTACTTCATCTGGTACAGATGTAGCGCCAGCAGCAGCTGCAGCATCAAGTGATACTTGAAATGACTTATCTTCTTCTGGAACTTTTGAAGTTAGTGAAGCAAATAAAACTACTCACACAATTAACCTAGAAAAAACAACATTTAGTCCAGATAAAAAATGAAAATTGCGTGTAGTACTTGAAGAAGGAAGCACAGTTGTTGTGCCTCCTTCAACTGCTCTAGAATTTCAACTACCAAAATTAGAATTAAAAACAGCTACAAGAAAAGTTTCAATTAAAGCAGAACAACTAGATAACTTCAAAGATAAAACTTTAGTTGTATCATATAGATTAAAAACTGCTTCAACTTGAACAACATTTACTCCTGCAGAACCAACTTCATTATTAATAACTGAAACAAACAAATCATTAGATTTTGCAATTGAAAACTTAACACCAAACAGTGATTATGATTTCAAAATTGAAACAACAGATAATGCTGGAAATCTATATGAAATTTTTACAGATTCAACAAATCATAAAATCTTCAAAACATTATCTACACCTGTTTTAGGTACAGAAAATGTTTCAACTGATAAATTTGATGTTGTTGTTACAGGATTATCAGATTATCAAAATAAAAAATTAATTTTACAATACAGAAAAGTAGAAGAAAAACCTGGTGCTTGAACTCAATTTTCAGATGAAAAAACAGTTCCAGCTGCAACCGATTCAAGTCCATCAAAAGTAACATTTAATGTGACATCATCATCATCATCATCATCACTAGAAGCTGGTGCAGAATACGAATTCAAAGTACTGCTTAAAAATGATGATAATTCAACAGAAGAATTATTACAACCACAAAAAATTACATTAGCTTCAACTGCAGCAGCACCAGTTCCTTCAGCACCAGCAGGGGGATCAGGTGGAACTGCAGCAGCAGACTCAAGTTCATCAACTCCAGCAGATTCATCAGGATCAGCAGGAACCGGATCAGATACAGCCGCAGCTTCACCTAATTCATCAAGCAGTGGAACAAGCGCCAGCTAA
- the rsmD gene encoding 16S rRNA (guanine(966)-N(2))-methyltransferase RsmD has product MLRIIAGNYRQRKIETPDLKITRPTTDKVREAIFSSLHFDLPSSICLDLFSGSGAMAIEAVSRGALKVIASEKNPKIFKILQNNLNTLGINNIDAYLIDALALLKLKQNTEYDFIFLDPPYEKIELLNECLKKIQEYKLLKKYGKIIIETNNFSLVIIPKGFNIIKTKKYGKTTILFITKI; this is encoded by the coding sequence ATGTTAAGGATTATAGCTGGCAATTACCGTCAAAGAAAAATTGAGACACCTGATTTAAAGATTACTAGGCCCACAACTGATAAAGTACGGGAAGCAATTTTTTCGTCCTTACATTTTGATCTTCCATCAAGCATTTGTTTAGATCTTTTTTCTGGATCTGGTGCAATGGCCATTGAAGCAGTATCGCGTGGAGCACTAAAAGTGATTGCTTCAGAAAAAAATCCTAAAATTTTTAAAATTTTACAAAATAATTTAAATACTTTAGGTATTAATAATATTGACGCATATTTAATTGACGCTTTAGCACTTTTAAAGCTAAAGCAAAATACAGAGTATGATTTTATATTTTTAGATCCACCTTACGAAAAAATAGAATTATTAAACGAATGTTTAAAAAAAATTCAAGAATATAAATTATTAAAAAAATATGGAAAAATTATTATTGAAACTAATAATTTTTCTCTAGTTATTATCCCTAAGGGTTTTAACATTATTAAAACAAAAAAATATGGTAAAACTACTATACTATTTATTACTAAAATTTAG
- a CDS encoding ribulose-phosphate 3-epimerase: protein MKKYIAASLLNIESSQRVTITNDLLQNGIQWIHYDVMDGKFVPNLAIEPEEIANIKKNTVQHIADAHLMVQNPAWYAEKLIGAVDYVTLHFESLKEEEIINFIDRYQQHFKIGLAIKPNTPLAAVKHLFEQIDLLLVMSVEPGKGGQKFIESSLEKIAAARKIINEKNLDIIIQVDGGINDQTAPQCFQHGANVLVAGTFLVLDFSAAKVKALLKEN, encoded by the coding sequence ATGAAAAAGTACATTGCAGCTTCGCTATTAAATATTGAGTCTTCACAAAGAGTAACAATAACCAATGATCTATTACAAAATGGTATTCAATGAATTCATTATGATGTAATGGATGGAAAATTTGTGCCTAATTTGGCGATTGAACCAGAAGAGATCGCAAACATCAAAAAAAATACAGTACAACATATTGCTGATGCTCATTTAATGGTCCAAAATCCCGCTTGATATGCAGAAAAATTAATTGGTGCAGTTGATTATGTAACCTTGCATTTTGAATCTCTAAAAGAAGAAGAAATAATAAATTTTATTGATCGCTATCAACAACATTTTAAAATTGGTTTAGCTATTAAACCCAATACACCTTTAGCTGCTGTGAAACATCTTTTTGAACAAATTGATCTTTTATTAGTGATGTCAGTAGAACCAGGAAAAGGTGGACAAAAATTTATTGAAAGTAGTTTAGAAAAAATAGCTGCAGCTAGAAAAATTATTAATGAAAAAAATTTAGACATCATTATTCAAGTTGATGGTGGAATTAATGATCAAACTGCTCCACAATGTTTTCAACACGGAGCTAATGTTTTAGTGGCAGGAACTTTTTTAGTATTAGATTTTTCTGCCGCTAAAGTTAAGGCACTATTAAAAGAAAATTAA
- the rsgA gene encoding ribosome small subunit-dependent GTPase A, with product MIGKVVRVIAGFYDVKSNEDQQHYRIRGSGNLRYTNNAPVVGDYVEFSPNGLLTKILERKNFFIRPKIANIDQAIIVMSLKEPKFSSLLLDKFLMIVESKNIEPIIFFTKTDLDEFFDISIYQKMGYKCYAINNNKFDKKPFLDLFKNKTSVFMGQTGVGKTSTINNLSDSNFAIQQISKALGRGKHTTRVVQIIDWNEGELIDTPGFSSIQIDLEPLEMARSFINFKEAAKECKFKSCIHFNEPEHDCKIKTLVRINEIPQWRYQNYLDLLKEVI from the coding sequence TTGATAGGAAAAGTAGTGAGAGTAATTGCGGGATTTTATGATGTAAAATCTAATGAAGATCAACAACATTACCGCATCCGGGGAAGTGGTAATTTAAGATACACTAATAATGCACCTGTAGTGGGAGATTATGTTGAATTTAGTCCCAATGGTTTATTAACCAAAATTTTAGAACGTAAAAATTTTTTTATTCGACCTAAAATTGCAAACATCGATCAAGCAATTATTGTCATGTCTTTAAAAGAACCAAAATTTTCTTCTTTACTATTAGATAAATTTTTAATGATAGTAGAATCCAAAAACATCGAACCAATCATTTTTTTTACTAAAACAGATTTAGATGAGTTTTTTGATATTTCAATATATCAAAAGATGGGCTATAAATGTTATGCAATCAACAATAATAAATTTGATAAAAAACCTTTTCTTGATTTATTCAAAAACAAGACCAGTGTTTTTATGGGACAAACTGGAGTAGGTAAAACTTCAACTATCAATAATTTATCTGATAGTAATTTTGCAATCCAGCAAATTTCTAAAGCTTTAGGACGAGGGAAACACACAACTCGAGTTGTACAAATTATTGATTGAAATGAAGGTGAATTAATTGATACACCCGGTTTTTCAAGTATTCAAATTGATTTAGAACCACTTGAAATGGCACGTTCTTTTATAAATTTTAAAGAAGCTGCAAAAGAATGTAAATTCAAAAGTTGTATTCATTTTAATGAACCTGAACATGATTGTAAGATAAAAACGCTAGTAAGAATTAATGAGATTCCTCAATGACGTTATCAAAACTACTTAGATTTATTAAAAGAGGTAATATAA
- a CDS encoding serine/threonine-protein kinase: protein MLYPNFKQLHQKYILRSKIGQGGMSKVYLAISKENSLRYAIKIMDTHPDRKEANKKRFRDEIVISKKINSSIVSRVHDYCFDEANDEYYIVFEYIEGEILKDIIQRNGGLTIDLSVNYAMQIAEGLSHIHQNHIIHRDLKSSNIMIDNTNSVKIIDFGIALSRESQRYTSTNKIIGSVHYLPPEAIKNSNSTNKADIYALGIIIYEMLIGQTPFASDENLSAVDIIKKHQKERIFSVKKWNPNIPQSLANIIIKATAKNPDYRYESAIALYYDLETCLSTERALEGPINLKKQLSQKNFLDFLASKWGIIFFLSLGLLSFIIMLVLVMLVEGN from the coding sequence ATGTTATATCCTAACTTTAAACAATTACATCAAAAATATATTCTAAGAAGCAAAATAGGCCAGGGAGGTATGTCCAAGGTCTATTTAGCTATTTCAAAAGAAAATAGTTTAAGGTATGCCATAAAAATCATGGACACTCATCCTGATCGTAAGGAAGCAAACAAAAAGCGTTTTAGAGATGAAATTGTTATTTCCAAAAAAATTAATTCTTCTATTGTTTCACGTGTACATGATTATTGCTTTGATGAAGCTAATGATGAATACTATATTGTTTTTGAATATATTGAAGGAGAAATTTTAAAAGATATTATTCAAAGAAATGGTGGACTCACCATTGATTTAAGCGTAAATTATGCAATGCAAATTGCTGAAGGATTGTCACACATTCACCAAAATCATATTATTCATCGTGATTTGAAAAGTTCTAACATCATGATTGATAACACTAATTCAGTAAAAATCATTGATTTTGGAATCGCATTAAGTAGAGAATCTCAAAGATACACTAGCACAAACAAAATAATTGGTTCAGTTCATTATTTACCCCCTGAAGCCATTAAAAATTCTAATTCAACTAATAAAGCAGATATTTATGCTTTAGGTATTATTATTTATGAGATGCTCATTGGGCAAACACCATTTGCTAGTGATGAAAATCTTTCAGCAGTTGATATAATCAAAAAACATCAAAAAGAACGGATTTTTTCAGTAAAAAAATGAAATCCTAATATTCCGCAATCTTTAGCAAATATCATTATCAAAGCAACTGCTAAAAACCCGGATTACCGTTATGAATCTGCTATTGCTTTATATTATGATTTAGAAACATGTTTAAGTACAGAAAGAGCTTTAGAAGGACCTATAAATTTAAAAAAGCAATTATCTCAAAAAAACTTTTTAGATTTTTTAGCTTCTAAATGAGGAATTATATTTTTCTTATCACTAGGCTTATTAAGCTTTATAATAATGTTAGTTTTGGTAATGCTAGTGGAAGGAAATTAA
- the rpmB gene encoding 50S ribosomal protein L28 codes for MARRDDITGKGPLSGNYRSHALNATKRKFNLNLQKVTVTDKNGQKITLKVTAKTAKTLKKWGVQ; via the coding sequence ATGGCAAGAAGAGATGACATTACTGGTAAGGGTCCATTATCAGGAAACTATCGTTCACACGCACTTAATGCAACAAAAAGAAAATTTAATTTAAATTTACAAAAAGTTACAGTAACAGATAAAAATGGGCAAAAGATTACTTTAAAAGTAACTGCTAAAACTGCTAAAACATTAAAAAAATGAGGCGTACAATAA
- a CDS encoding DegV family protein, with protein sequence MLKNENKKLGILLDSFSGYSQIEIEKLGYHMIPLQFTIDNKSYVDNGIELSFEEMTNMIQNSSSASTSLPSLALIEEKLQQMSEQYEHTIVLTLSSKLSSTFETVFVNAKKFNNIFPIDNHMCGEEAIWVAKELEKRYAEGAAIENLIEFVEKYNSKTQNYLIPENLDHLIRGGRLKGIKKTILKNLKLFPILKVTEKGITLGGLKRSSENAIKKSIASLLDFIGGESEAHKFDFQIIHGGNYPAILLAEKAFEAKNLKITSIVKSSATVLIHTGIGCISIAVSPKVEFIK encoded by the coding sequence ATGTTAAAAAATGAAAATAAAAAGTTAGGAATCCTTTTAGATTCTTTTTCTGGTTACAGCCAAATTGAAATTGAAAAATTAGGTTATCATATGATTCCATTGCAATTTACCATTGATAACAAAAGTTATGTAGACAATGGAATCGAACTAAGTTTTGAAGAAATGACTAATATGATTCAAAATTCTAGTTCAGCTTCTACATCTTTACCTTCATTAGCTTTAATTGAAGAAAAATTGCAACAAATGTCAGAACAATATGAACACACTATTGTGTTAACTTTAAGTTCAAAACTATCATCAACATTTGAAACTGTTTTTGTTAATGCTAAAAAATTTAATAACATCTTTCCTATAGATAATCACATGTGTGGTGAAGAAGCAATTTGAGTTGCTAAAGAACTAGAAAAAAGATATGCTGAAGGTGCAGCAATTGAAAATTTAATTGAATTTGTTGAAAAATATAATAGCAAAACCCAAAATTACTTAATACCTGAAAATTTGGACCACTTAATTCGTGGTGGAAGATTAAAGGGGATTAAGAAAACAATTTTAAAAAATTTAAAATTGTTTCCAATTTTGAAAGTGACAGAAAAAGGGATCACTTTAGGTGGTTTAAAAAGATCTAGTGAAAATGCTATTAAAAAAAGTATTGCTTCACTACTTGATTTTATTGGCGGAGAATCAGAAGCACATAAATTTGATTTTCAAATTATTCACGGAGGAAATTATCCTGCAATATTATTAGCTGAAAAAGCTTTTGAAGCTAAGAATTTGAAAATAACTTCAATTGTAAAATCAAGTGCTACAGTTTTAATTCACACTGGTATCGGTTGTATTTCTATTGCTGTCTCACCTAAGGTTGAATTCATTAAATAA
- a CDS encoding PP2C family protein-serine/threonine phosphatase — protein sequence MEVFTKSETGNYREINQDRIKVLQNDNFILGILCDGMGGHAKGEIASATAINTFERCFYEFNTPKNNPEQVSKWYSRVLKKIVLAMNLVARTSDGSPDMGTTLVSFLKFHNSDNIYIYNIGDSRAYVYNNILKQITVDQNKWNYLVKNENYSEQRAKLVPGAMHLMSSLGPNKKRAAEFFFINNVAIKYILLTSDGIHDFLEKPVMERIFFEKSSLEEKGQKLIKLALEAGSDDNVSVVLVQVKD from the coding sequence ATGGAAGTTTTTACTAAATCTGAAACAGGAAATTATCGCGAAATTAATCAAGACAGAATTAAAGTTTTACAAAATGATAATTTCATTTTAGGTATTTTATGTGACGGTATGGGTGGTCATGCAAAAGGTGAAATAGCTTCAGCAACAGCTATTAATACTTTTGAACGTTGTTTTTATGAATTTAATACGCCAAAAAATAATCCAGAGCAAGTAAGTAAATGGTATAGTAGAGTACTAAAAAAAATTGTCTTAGCAATGAATTTAGTAGCACGCACTTCTGATGGTAGCCCAGATATGGGAACTACATTAGTGAGTTTTTTAAAGTTCCACAATTCCGACAATATTTATATTTATAATATCGGTGATTCACGTGCTTATGTTTATAACAATATTTTAAAGCAAATAACAGTAGATCAAAATAAGTGAAATTATTTAGTTAAAAATGAAAACTATTCAGAACAAAGAGCTAAATTAGTACCGGGTGCAATGCATTTGATGTCATCTTTGGGTCCTAATAAAAAACGTGCTGCTGAGTTCTTTTTTATCAATAATGTTGCAATTAAATATATTCTTTTAACTTCAGATGGTATTCATGATTTTTTAGAAAAACCTGTTATGGAAAGAATTTTCTTTGAAAAATCTTCATTAGAAGAAAAAGGACAAAAATTAATTAAATTAGCTCTTGAAGCTGGTTCAGATGATAATGTATCAGTTGTGCTTGTGCAGGTGAAAGATTAA
- a CDS encoding DUF3196 family protein produces MEKNYYDEILEKINLYINKEEYKAAYDLLKQELTLPYVPAEYETKFQNILEELNMILNHKIKENNGLKLSNDQLFDVIENNEVMFLQYALETLENVALINYVLRVQKIFSNSKIHHEIKALFYEMLVKQKIDYDFEINHKKFNPLKLGSIASQSNYKDFFSKLEKAFEKEINALNVAFYIGNKYLLSIFDQYILNNEILDQETSFAIEQLTQLFLQQKQENELSSKAKKIMLLINEQRAK; encoded by the coding sequence ATGGAAAAAAACTATTATGATGAGATTTTAGAAAAAATTAATTTATATATTAATAAAGAGGAATATAAGGCAGCTTATGATCTTTTAAAACAAGAGTTGACTTTACCTTATGTTCCAGCTGAATATGAAACTAAATTTCAAAATATTTTAGAAGAACTAAATATGATTTTAAATCATAAAATTAAAGAAAATAATGGTTTAAAATTAAGCAATGATCAGCTATTTGATGTTATAGAAAACAATGAAGTAATGTTTTTACAATATGCTTTAGAAACTTTAGAAAATGTTGCTTTAATAAATTATGTTCTAAGAGTGCAAAAGATTTTTTCCAACTCAAAAATCCATCATGAAATAAAAGCTTTATTTTATGAAATGTTAGTTAAACAAAAAATAGATTATGATTTTGAAATCAATCATAAAAAATTTAATCCTTTGAAATTGGGGTCTATTGCAAGTCAAAGTAATTACAAAGATTTTTTTTCAAAACTGGAAAAAGCCTTTGAAAAGGAAATAAATGCTTTGAATGTTGCTTTTTACATTGGCAATAAATATTTATTATCAATATTTGATCAATATATTCTAAATAATGAGATATTAGATCAAGAAACTTCTTTTGCTATCGAACAATTAACTCAACTCTTTTTACAACAAAAGCAAGAAAATGAATTAAGTAGCAAAGCTAAAAAAATTATGTTATTAATCAATGAACAAAGAGCAAAATAG
- a CDS encoding YitT family protein, protein MFKFNNKKGNNPFHLSSIKFHKKLWHNHCIDNERIILTNNHKLNILDFIRRYPYGLLMMIISSLIFSLGINIFVIRSQTIPTGLTAIPIVLSYIWPSIQNYFSLIYLAVNLPLIIIFFNKVKKSFIYLTLFWMICQIGWEQIINIKVINNFLIHHTTIVPGWTAQSSNNLWLVIVYTLIGVLLATIAIGLSWKFGGSSGGTDIISYYYSTRKQKAIGKFMLTISLSIAFCSLLLLFILGKTGLAQHSSINELFGIRTFATLIWVVTLSTGVNIIYPKYKKVLVTVYTTMHEDIRNHLNEIKYWHSFNIWEGISGYTGRKIQKIETVVLVLEVNFLIKHIKAIDPQSWITVREVSILSGKLDTTKID, encoded by the coding sequence ATGTTTAAATTTAATAACAAAAAAGGCAATAATCCATTCCATTTATCTTCTATAAAATTTCATAAAAAATTGTGGCACAATCACTGTATTGATAATGAAAGAATCATTTTAACTAATAATCATAAATTAAATATTTTAGATTTCATTCGTAGATATCCTTATGGCTTATTAATGATGATTATTTCTTCATTAATTTTTAGTTTGGGAATTAACATTTTTGTTATTAGATCTCAAACAATTCCCACAGGTTTAACAGCAATCCCAATAGTACTTTCTTATATTTGACCAAGCATCCAAAACTACTTTTCTTTAATCTATTTAGCAGTTAATTTACCATTAATTATTATTTTTTTTAATAAGGTAAAAAAAAGCTTTATTTATTTAACATTATTTTGAATGATTTGTCAAATTGGGTGAGAACAAATTATAAATATTAAAGTTATTAATAATTTTTTAATCCATCATACTACCATTGTTCCAGGCTGAACAGCACAAAGTTCTAATAATTTATGATTGGTTATTGTCTATACCTTAATCGGTGTATTACTTGCAACTATTGCTATTGGTTTATCATGAAAATTTGGTGGTTCATCTGGAGGAACAGACATTATTTCTTATTATTATTCAACCAGAAAGCAAAAAGCAATTGGAAAATTTATGTTAACTATTTCTTTATCAATTGCTTTTTGCTCTTTACTATTACTTTTCATATTAGGAAAAACTGGATTAGCCCAGCACTCAAGTATTAATGAACTATTCGGAATTAGAACTTTTGCTACTTTAATATGAGTAGTAACGCTGTCAACTGGGGTTAATATTATTTATCCCAAATACAAAAAAGTACTTGTGACAGTTTACACAACAATGCATGAAGATATTAGAAATCACTTAAATGAAATCAAGTATTGACATTCATTCAATATTTGAGAAGGTATATCAGGATATACAGGGAGAAAAATTCAAAAAATAGAAACAGTTGTTTTAGTTTTAGAAGTAAATTTTTTGATAAAACACATTAAAGCAATTGATCCCCAATCTTGAATTACAGTACGGGAAGTATCAATTCTTTCTGGGAAATTAGATACTACTAAAATAGATTAA
- the gmk gene encoding guanylate kinase, with product MNKKLIIFTGPSGVGKGTIEKLLFKNKDLKLKFSRSATTRKPRIGEKDGIDYFFLDHKTFEDKIANNEFIEWNKHFDNYYGTLHSEIDGILRSGYNAFLEIETTGALNILDFYIKRNKLDNIISIFVMPPSLEELKSRIINRGTENEEQINKRLKKAENEIKIADKFKHKVINENLEQVTEEIKNILNQGLN from the coding sequence ATGAACAAAAAATTAATTATTTTTACAGGTCCATCAGGTGTTGGTAAAGGGACTATCGAGAAACTTCTATTTAAAAATAAAGACTTAAAATTAAAATTTTCTCGTTCTGCAACAACCAGAAAACCACGTATAGGTGAAAAAGATGGAATTGATTATTTTTTTTTAGACCATAAAACTTTTGAAGACAAAATTGCAAATAATGAATTTATTGAATGAAATAAACATTTTGATAATTATTACGGTACATTACATTCAGAAATTGATGGAATTTTAAGATCAGGTTATAATGCTTTTTTAGAAATAGAAACTACAGGAGCATTAAATATTTTAGATTTTTATATTAAACGCAATAAACTCGATAATATTATTTCTATTTTTGTTATGCCTCCTTCACTTGAAGAATTAAAATCACGTATCATTAATCGTGGTACAGAAAATGAAGAACAAATTAATAAAAGATTAAAAAAAGCTGAAAATGAGATAAAAATTGCCGATAAATTTAAACACAAAGTAATTAACGAAAATTTAGAACAAGTAACAGAAGAAATTAAAAACATTTTAAATCAAGGGTTAAATTAA